From the Hydrogenimonas thermophila genome, the window AACCATTGACAATCAAGAGACTACAACACACTACTATATATCAAATGAGTATAATGATGCAAAAACTTTTTTAACAAAAATTCTTTATGAATGGAGTGTTGAAACAATGCACTTTTACAAAGATACTGCATTAAATGAAGATAAATGCAAAGTCAATAAAGGTGCTTTTGCATTATCTATTCTTAGAAGCTTCGTTATCAATATTTTACATTTGAATAAAGTTGAAAATATTGGTAGAAAAATTGTTGAAACAACATATGATCTTACAGAAGCTTTAACACTTATTTGTATGACAAGAATCAAGTATGGACTTATTAAATGAATATTAGGGTTGGAATGGGCTACTTATTGGTACTAATAATTTTTTCTTTATTGCTTCAACTAATGTTAAAGATACTTCATATTTTCCAAAAATATCTGCAAGACTCTTTTCATCAAGTCTTTTATCAGTAGCAGTTAATCCCAAAAGAGTATTTGGATTAAAGTGTTGAATTACTTTTTGTAAAGTTGGTGCAACAGCATGATGAGCCTCATCAATAGCAATATAGTCAAAATCTGAGCTATTGAATCTTTGATAATATCTACTCATCCAAGAATATGTTTGAATTAAAATTTGTGAATCTGGTTCTTCACCAATTGTTGGAATATCTATAATATCTATATTGTATCTATCTTTAAACCTTATATTAAATTTCTTAATAGTATCTATCTTTAACTGCTTTGTTGGAACAAGTAATAAAACTTTTAAATCCCTATTTTTTTCATACTGGTCTAAAATATCAGCAATTAAGATTTCTGTCTTTCCTGTACCTGTTGGAAGTACAACTAAAAAATTTTTTTCTCCTTTTGCTCTCTTTGCATTTATAGCTTTTAATGAATCTTCTTGATGTTTTAAAAGAGTTATTTCTCTTGAAATAGATAGTTTTTGTAGGTCTAAGAGATCTTCTTTTTTCCCTATGTATTTTTTAATTTCACTATAAAAATTTTCAGTTGATTTCATACCTTCTAATGACCATCTGAAAACTTTATATCCATAAGCTATAAGAGAGTTCTGTTTTTTTAGTTGAGATTTATATTTTTGTTTTCCAACAATTATAGGATGATGATAACTTTCACCATTTTTTTCAATAGCAATATTGTAATCTTTATGTTTTACAACATAATCAATCCATCTTGTTTGACCATCAAAATCAATAATAGGAAATTCTCTTCTAATTTTTGAAAGAGATTCTCTTCCATAACATTCTATAAAAGCTTGCTCAAAATATGCTTCTGGTACACTAGGATCAATCTCCTTTAACTCTCTATTTACTCCACTTTGTTTAATATCATCTTCATTAAAATCATTTTTTAAAATATGGGAGAAAATGGCTACAAACTCACTAAAGTCATTTTCATCATCAATCATAAATCTAAAAAGCTTCTTATATTTATGCATAAGAAAGTTTTGCTCTTTTGTATACTCATTGTATTCAAAGTATTTTGATTTATTACAAATATCATTATCAATGATAATTGCTGTATTGTCTATAGTATTAACAATCAAATATCCTCTTAATAAATCTTGTTTATAAACATAGAATTTACCTAAAAAATCTAAAACTTGATCTTTAAAATTTGAATAAGTCATTACTGTTCTACTTACTCATTACTAAAGTTAACCACTCTATACCACTTCTATTTAGACCATCATTGTTTGTTTGTATATTTTCTATTTTAAATCCTGCTTCTTCACAAAGTTCAATCCACTTATTTTGTGGTAAAACTAAAAAAAATCTTCCTTTATCATCAAAGCCGTTTTTATCAATATCATCTCTAAAAAGAGAAACAGATATTAAAAACTTTCCATCAATGTTAAGTAAGTTAAAAATTTTTAAAAGAGTTAGTTTTAAATCTTCAAAAGATAGATGCATTAATGTAGCTATCGAATAAATACCATCAAATTTTGTTTTAAATTCTAACTCATGAGGTAAAACTTTAGTATATAGAAAGTTACTAATCTCTGGATGTGTTTTTTTTGCTTCTGTTATCATATTTTCAGAACCATCAATTGCAATAACATCAAATCCATTTTTAAACATAAAAGAAGCATCTCTACCAGATCCACAACCTATTTCTAACAATTTATTCTTTTCCCTAAAAGTCTGCAAAAGTAAGCTTTGAACACTTGATACATTTGCTGACTCATATCTATTTACTAATATTTTTGAATTATTTTTATAGTAGTTTAATGTGGTATTCATACTTTAACTGCTTTAAAAAAGTTATGTAGTAAATTATAACATATGATTTTTTACATAAGCTGTATCAATTTGTTAAATAGGATGTTACAAATATCTGAAAATTGTCATCTATTAAATCTACTGTTTAATTACATTACACTTTTATTTACGTCTAACTTATAATTTTGTTTACTAAAAAGTAATGTCTCTATTTTTATCATTACTTTTAGCATTAAAAATAGAGACATTAAACTTTAAATCTTTTGTAGTAACTATCAAACTAAAATTACTTACTGCTTGCCCTTAAGCTTCTTAAGAGCCCCAGAAATGTCATCTTGGCGCATAAA encodes:
- a CDS encoding DEAD/DEAH box helicase family protein; translation: MTYSNFKDQVLDFLGKFYVYKQDLLRGYLIVNTIDNTAIIIDNDICNKSKYFEYNEYTKEQNFLMHKYKKLFRFMIDDENDFSEFVAIFSHILKNDFNEDDIKQSGVNRELKEIDPSVPEAYFEQAFIECYGRESLSKIRREFPIIDFDGQTRWIDYVVKHKDYNIAIEKNGESYHHPIIVGKQKYKSQLKKQNSLIAYGYKVFRWSLEGMKSTENFYSEIKKYIGKKEDLLDLQKLSISREITLLKHQEDSLKAINAKRAKGEKNFLVVLPTGTGKTEILIADILDQYEKNRDLKVLLLVPTKQLKIDTIKKFNIRFKDRYNIDIIDIPTIGEEPDSQILIQTYSWMSRYYQRFNSSDFDYIAIDEAHHAVAPTLQKVIQHFNPNTLLGLTATDKRLDEKSLADIFGKYEVSLTLVEAIKKKLLVPISSPFQP
- a CDS encoding class I SAM-dependent methyltransferase, producing MNTTLNYYKNNSKILVNRYESANVSSVQSLLLQTFREKNKLLEIGCGSGRDASFMFKNGFDVIAIDGSENMITEAKKTHPEISNFLYTKVLPHELEFKTKFDGIYSIATLMHLSFEDLKLTLLKIFNLLNIDGKFLISVSLFRDDIDKNGFDDKGRFFLVLPQNKWIELCEEAGFKIENIQTNNDGLNRSGIEWLTLVMSK